TCTCCTTCTCCCGCCTCTCTGCTTGGCAATTTGTCGCCAGCTCGCCGGAACAACCAGTTGCGCGGCCCGCCGTCCTGCAGGCCATAGATCAGGCAATTGTGTTCCTGCAGCGCCTCGGGCACATCGACGCGGCCGTGGCGGTTCAGGTAGTCAGCCGACGCGCATACCACCCAGTCGGAGTCGATCAGCCAGCGGGCGCGCAGGGAAGAGTCGCGCAGCGTGCCCGTACGCACAGCGATGTCGATTCCTTCCCGCACCAGATCCACATAACGGTTATCCAGCCGCAAATCCACCTGCACCTCGGGATGGCGCAGGCAGAAATCCGCCAGTAGATCGGACAGCAGGATATCCCCGGAAATGGTGGGCGCGCTGACCACCAGTTGACCACGTAGCGTCTCGTGCAGGCTGGAAACCTCGGCCAGCGCCGCCTGCTGATGCTGTTTGACGGCACTGGCATGCACCAACAAGCGGCGCCCTGCCTCGGTGAGCGTCATGCTGCGGGTGTTGCGAAATACCAGTTGGGTGGCAAGTGCACTCTCCAGCCGATTGATCCGCTTGCTCAGCCCCGGCGTTGACATCCGAGCCTGGGCCGCGGCCTTGCGAAAACTGCCCGCTTCCGCCAGCAGCGCAAACAGTGCGAGATCCGATGCTTCCACCATATATATGTCGATCCCTTCCGCAGAAGACCGGGACAGCAAACGCGCCCGGACACTTTCCGCCTATGAAACTTTTGGAAACAATCAATTTACCTGTTAACAATAGTTTCATCAAACCCGATGCTTTAGCCTGTACCGCATAACGCGACCAACGCTGCCGTCAGCGCTGCGGCCACCTACTTATAAAGGAACCACGTTATGGCCGAGGCCATTCGCTTCTATCCCGCCAAGCCAGACAAGGTCTACCTGTTCGGTACCTGTCTGGTCGACAGTTTTTCCCCGCAGACCGGCCTCGATGCCATCACCTTGCTTGAGCGCGAGGGTATTGAAGTGGTCTTTCCCCAGGCGCAAACCTGTTGCGGTCAGCCCGCCTACAACTCCGGATACAGCGATGACGCCCGTGCCGTGGCGCGCAGCCAGATCGCCCTGTTTCCAGAACCTTGGCCGATTGTGATCCTGTCCGGCTCCTGCGGTGGCATGATGCGCAAGCACTACCCGGCCCTGTTCGATCACGCACCAGAGGTAGTGGCGTTTGCCGAGCGGGTATTTGAGTTCAGCGAATTCCTGCGTTATGTCGTACAGCCATCGCTTCAGGATTGCGGCGCACCCACCACCGTGACCCTGCACACGTCCTGCGCCGGCCGCCGGGAGCTCGGTATCCATGAGCACGGGCTGGCCCTTCTCGGCCAGCTCCAACAGGTAAATCTGGTCCCGCATGACTACCAGGAAGAATGTTGTGGCTTCGGTGGTACCTTCTCTGTCAAACACGCCAATATCTCCTCCGCCATGGCGGAGGACAAAACCCGCAACCTTTTAAGCGCCGGGGCAGACGAGTTTGTTAGCACGGACTGGGGCTGCATGCTCAACCTGAACACCACGCTGGAATACGCGCGCAAGCCATTGCAGGGACGCCACCTCATCAGCTTCCTCGCCGAACGCACCGGTGCGGGCAGCCACGCGCAGCCCAACGAAATAGCAGCCACCGAGGCGGAGGCAGTGGGATGAAACAGCAGCCTCAGCAATTTCATCAAAACAGCGCTGCCGCGCTGGCAGACCCGGTGTTGCGCAGCAATTTCCGCGGCGCCATGGATTTTCTGCGCAACAAACGCAGCGGCATATTCGAAACCGACGGCGACTTCGATGCGCTTTCGCGCCGGGGGGAGGCCATCAAGCAGCGCTGCCTGCAGCAGCTTCCCGAGCTGCTGGAACAACTGGAGCAAAACTGCACCCGCAATGGCATTCAGGTGCACTGGGCGGAAACCCCGGCACAGGCCAATGCCATTATCGAAACCCTGATTCGCAAGCGGGGCGGCAAGCAGGCAGTGAAAGGCAAGTCCATGGTCAGTGAGGAAATCGGTCTCAACGAATACCTCGCAGAGCGCGGCGTCGACTGCATCGAGTCCGACATGGGCGAATTTATCGTGCAGCTGGCCGGGGAAACCCCGTCACACATCATCATGCCCGCGATCCACAAGGACGCCAGCCAGATCGCGCATCTGTTTGCCGAATCACTGCAGGACACGCCTTATACCGAGGATGTGGACCAGCTGATCGGGATCGGCCGACAGCAACTCCGCGAGCGTTTTCAGCATGCCGATGTGGGTATTACCGGGGTCAACTTTGCGGTGGCGGAAACCGGCACTCTCTGCCTGGTAGAGAACGAGGGTAACGGCCGCATGTGTACCACCGTACCGCCACTGCATATTGCGGTAACCGGAATTGAAAAAGTGGTCGCCCAGCTGGGTGATGTACCGCCGCTGTTGTCACTGCTCACCCGCTCCGCAACCGGCCAGAAAATAACGACCTACTTCAACATGATTTCCAGTCCGCGCAGACCGGGCGAAAAAGATGGGCCTGAGGAAGTCCACCTGGTCCTGCTGGACAATGGCCGCAGCCAGGCCTTTGTTGATGAGGAGCTGCGTAAAACCCTGCAGTGTATTCGCTGTGGTGCCTGCATGAATCACTGCCCGGTGTATACGCGCATTGGTGGGCACGCCTATGGCACAACCTACCCCGGACCCATCGGCAAAATAGTGAGCCCGCACCTGCTCGGGCTGGAAGCCACGCAGGACCTGCCCACCGCCTCTTCACTGTGCGGCGCCTGTGAAGAAGTGTGTCCGGTACGTATACCCATCCCCAAATTACTGCAACGCCTGCGGGAAGAAACCAACCGCCCTCATGTGCTACCGGAGCACATGAAGGGTGCCGGCAGCGGTCGCAAGAAAATGGAAGCCTTCGTCTGGCGCACCTGGTCCTGGGTCTGCCGCCATCCTGCGGTTTATCACGCAGGTGCCGCACTGGCTGGCCAATTGCGCGGCCTCTTCCGGTTCCTACCCAGTCCCTGGAAAACCCGCCGCACCATGCCCAAACCGGCGAAAACCACTTTACATGCCGCACTGAAAAACAGACCCAGCAGGAGCGCGACCCCATGTCCGCAAGAGAAAATATCTTAAGCCGTTTGCGCAGCGGTGCTCTGCCCGTGAACGCAGCAAGCCCGAGCTCAATAGAGACCACAGCCCCTGCTGCCATGGCAACAGCGCAGGTCGCCTCACTGCGTACCGCATTTGTGCAAAACCTGACGGCCAACCACGCGCAGGTCATCGAAACCAGCGAGCAACAACTCGCCGCAAACGTGGCCAACACGCTCGCCAGCCTCGGCGTTACGCAATTAATGGGAAGTGCCGAGGCCCGGGCACGACTGGCACAGGGTGACGATACCTCAATAGAATGGCGCGAGTGGCCTGAAGGGGGCGACGACGCAGAGACAAAAGCACACCTGTTTTCCCAGGTACCGGCCGCGATCTCCACCGCTGCCGCGGGCATTGCCCAGACCGGCAGCCTGGTATTGATTCCCGGCCCCACGGAGCCGCGCTCGCTGTCTCTGGTGCCACCCACGCATCTGGTGATTATTCAGGGGGAAGACTTGCAGCCGGATCTGGAAACATGGATGGCGATAAAGCCCTGGGGTGATGCTATGCCGACAAATATTGTGCTGGTTTCCGGGCCGTCGAAAACCGCGGATATCCAGCAGACATTGGCGTATGGGGCGCACGGGCCCTCGCGGCTTGTTGTGTTTCTGGTTGCTTGAGATGGAGGGGGATGGGGCGTACGGTGAGGAAGGCGGTCGGGATGGACTTGAAACACGCTAGGGCGTGTTTCAACCCTAGCGGGCTCGGCTTTGCCTCGGTCTTAACTCGCTGGCGCGAGTTAATCGAACCGGAGGGTTCTCACCCGACCTCAGCGCCGTATAACGAAAAAGCCCGGCTTATAGCCGTTATTGAGCGGGGTTTTGACTCCGGTCGGGATGGACTTGAAACACGCTAGGGCGTGTTTCAACCCTGCGGGCTCGGCTTTGCCTCGGTCTTAACTCGCTGGCGCGAGTTAATCGAACCGGAGGGTTCTCACCCGACCTCAACGTCGTTTAACGAAAAAGCCCGGCTTATAGCCGTTATTGAGCGGGGTTTTGACTCCAGTCGGGATGGACTTGAAACACGCTAGGGCGTGTTTCAACCCTAGCGGGCTCGGCTTTGCCTCGGTCTTAACTCGCATGCGCGAGTTAATCGAACCGGAGGGTTCTCACCCGACCTCAGCGTCGTATACAAAAAAAGCCCCATGCTTTCGCATGGGGCTTTTTTTGTATATGGCGGTGAGGGAGGGATTCGAACCCTCGATGGCAATGATTCCCACCCCGCAAACAAAAAACCTATACAAATCAACGACTTACAGTGGAGAAAGTTTGCTTAAGTTGCTGAATGTGAAGTATTTTAACCGCCTATTGTGAAGCAATCCAGCCCTCCTCCGATAGGATTTGAACCTCTGCTTCACATTCTGCGCTCGCAGTTACTGAGCGACACTCCGCCACTTACTGCCGTGGACTTGCTGGTTGATGTACTCGACGAGAAACATCCTCTTGTCCTTCTTAAAAGAAGCCAGTTCGGCAGCCTGTTTCTCGATTTGCTCCTTGTGCTCATTGATCGCTTCCTCCTGGTCGTCGATCTCAATCTGAAGGTCTTCTCGCTCGTCCTCATCTTTGATCTTCGCGAGCTTCGCCTTGAGTTTTTTCACCTCGGACATCGCTTCTTTCAGCTCTTGCTTCTCATCCGCGAGGTCGTCACGAAGGCACTCCTCATGATCTCGGACTTCATCAGCGAAGTACCCAGCATGTTCTGACAACTCATCCTTATCGAGGAAGCCAATACTGGCCATATAGTCCTTAAATATTTTCTTCGCGATTGTCGTATTGATCGGTTCTTCTACCGGCTCAATCTGATTCGCCTTGAGAACTGGGTACTTCTTTTTGAATAGCCCGAACATTACTCACTCCATGTTTATTCATTCTTGGGTGCCTCACGGCCTCATTACATCCCAAATGCCCTGACATGTGAACACCAAGTCAACTTACCTAATAGTGGCCGGAAGACCCAACCAACTCTGGTGCATTCCCGTGCCCGCAAATCAATCAATGGAGACAACAAATGAACCAACTAAACAACTGTCAACTAGTGACTGATACTCGATACCAGTGCCTGTTGTGCAAAGAGAAACCACTAGCTAGATACTGCCGAGGCCTTTGCCGTGACTGTAAAGAGGTCTGGGGCAAACTAGGCTACCCGACCAAACGCTGCGGCGGCTGCCACCAATGGAAACATCAGGGCGAATACAGACTTCAGCTTTCAGGCCCGCGCCTAGCTCCCTTCTGCAAAGACTGTGAAGGAGGCCGCCAATGAAACAGTGCACGAAATGCAGGCAGCGTATGCCACTGACAGAGTTCCACTCGAATGGAGGGGGGCGCCGCAGGGGAGCTTGTAAGCGCTGCGAGGCGGTAAGAGACAAGGCTCGCCACAAGCCGAGACTGAGGTACATAGAACTGCAAGAAGAGCCATGGAGTCTGCCTGAGGGTTGTCTCAATGCCCGGAAGGACGCCACTAAGCACCCGCTCTATGAGACATGGCGATCAATGGTGAGCCGCTGCTATTTCCACAGTAGTGCTGGTTACCAAAACTACGGTGGTCGTGGCATCAGTGTCTGTCATGAGTGGCGTCACGACTTCTGGGCATTCCGCCGTGACATGGGCGATAAGCCAAGCCCTGAGCACTCCCTCGACAGAATCGACAACGACAGCGACTACAGCCCCATCAACTGTCGGTGGGCTACTCGTCAGGAGCAATCTAGGAACACCAGGTTAACTGTCCGCGTCGACTTCTTCGGTGAAACTGTACCTCTGATCGATCTGGCGGAGGCTGCTGGTCTGCACGTACAGACAGTGAAGAACAGGATAGATCGCGGGTGGTGTCTATATGCTGCCTTGTCGATGCCGACTGGAATACACACCAAGACAACACCGGGGCTTCTGGCTAGCTACGAGTGGGCTTGAAGATTCCCCCGACTTTTTTACTGAAAAAATGCGAGCGGTTGGGTCTCAAGACCATTCAGGCTATTTCCCCCAGTGGGGAGGCCCACAAACCAACCGGCCTCCCTCTGCTCTCTCACTCTACCCTGCTACCGATCTCGACCATCACTATGAGGGAGAACACCGGCGGTAATGCCTGCCAGGTGTGCCGATATGAGTTTACCCAAAAAGGTACAGAAAAAAGGTGTACCGATTGTTGTATTCATTAATCGTTTTGGGTACTGTTCGATTATTGTCTAAGACCTTACCGACACATAACAATGACTACTTTCCTCTACGCTCGCGTTTCCACCACCGACCAAGACACTGCGATCCAAGATGCTGCCCTTAAGAAGGCTTACCCAGACGGCATGCTACGCAAAGAGAAAGCTAGCGCCACCACGATGGAGCGCCCGGTGCTTCAGCTGTTCCTAGATATGATTCACGAAGGCGACACGCTAGTAGTTTGGAAGCTTGATCGACTGGCTCGGAACATGGCCGACCTGCTGGCTATCGTTCAGCTGCTACGGGACAAGGGGGCCAGCTTGAAAATTCTCGACCAGAACATCGACACCAGCACCGCAACTGGCCGCGCCTTCCTGCAGATGCTCGGAGTCTTTGCTGAGTTCGAGACCAACCTTAGGAAGGAGCGCCAGATGGCAGGCATTGAGAAAGCGAAGGCAGAAGGCCGCTACAAGGGGCGCCCGACTACCATCGACCCAGAGGCAGTCCGTCACTGCCTTGAGGTGGAGAAGCTGTCCTATCGCGCTACAGCTAAGAAGCTCGGCATTGCTCTGAGCAGTGTCCAGCGACTGGCCAAACAGGAGACAACCTGAGGCCACTATCAACAAACACCAGGAATAACATGAAAGACAACCAAACCATTCGGGAGCAGCTACTGATTCCCGGCTATTCAAAAGAGAACTACACCGAAGATTGCCCGTTGTACGACAACAGGTGGAACTACTTTGGGGGCAGTGAACCGTCCTCGGACAAGGCGACTATGGTACGGATCGACCTGTACCTGTATCTGGAGCTGAATATCAGTTCAATCCCCTACCGCGAGGCTATCAGGCCCGACTCTGAGATCGTGACAAAGCTCGTTGAGATCTTTCCCCAGATTGCTGAAGGGAATGGCCGTTACAAGGTCGTTTCCTCGCTCAGAGGCGCTCATCATCGTCGCCAGCTGATCTCCTTCCAGATCGACAGATACCGGAAGTCTGGACGGATACAAAAGCGCCTCGAAGTATTGGCAGCACTTCGGGAGGGGCGGGATGCTGGAGTTAATACCAGCTTTAACCATGAAGTCCGACTGAGGTATCGGCACCTAGATTACTGGTACTTCGATCTGACTCCATCACTGGAGAATCAGCAGTTCTTCGCAGAGCTGCTGCCTGCAGTGCAAGGTCGCTATAAGCGAAAGCCTGATGTATATGCCGGGATCGTGGAAGCACTGGCCGCTAATCGTGGGCCTGTGTCGATCGCCAAGGAGTTCGGTGTGAGCCGGTCTTACGTATACAAGGTGAAGGGGGAGATGGGCGGTTAAAAGTGTACACAAATAAGGCCGCCTGCCCATGAAATAAACTTTATGATCTCTGAGCAAGTGTACACAAATAAGGTCGCCCCCCCATGAGATAAAACTTTATGATCTCTGAGTCAGATGTACACAAATAAGGCCTCTCGCCCATGAAATAAAACTTTCAACCTTTTCCAGCATACATCTCTCACCCCCTGCCATCTCTACAAGCATCATGTTGTGGCACACAGATTCCCCAAGATCACTTCAAGCCCTACCCGAACCAAATACAGGTAGGCTGTCACTGAGCCTCACGGCTCGACCGATCTCTGATCGCGTCCGTCGACGCACTAACTCGACACACGACAACAAACCCCGGTTTAACTGATATCAGCCATTTGCTTCTGCAGGTGGTGACCGGGTCTGGTACGACATCACATCAACTGAGCCCAATGGCTCGACCAAGCGTCTACTGCCTGAGCCTTTGGCTCGACCAATCTTCGATTGCGTCTATGGCAACGACCACTATCACGATCATTACAGAGCCTTAAGCAAGCTCGGTGATGCCAGTAGGTGGCCGGTAGTTGATGTAACAGACACAGTAGGGAGGTAATGGCCCCGACCTGTCCGGTGTACGACTGGGAATACTCGCCGTTGCTGTGGAAAGCGACAAACCATCTACCCCTGATTCAGGGCTTGTAGACTGGGGCGAACGGAATGGCTTCTTATCTTTAGGACTATCCTGCAGCCTTAGTATTAGACCGTTGTTTAATGTTGTATTCATTAAAGAATATTAACTAAAAGATTCTAAAGATAATCCTAAAGACAAACCTAAAGATAGGGCTCAGACAGGGGATGTCTGTAGTGAATTAATCACAGATCACTATCACCAATAGCTGTCTCTCCCTTGTCTTTCTCCCTTGTCTTCCCCTTTGTCTCAACCCTTCTTCAGCTAGCCTCTTGCTGGTCTTTATGTACCTGTGTCTGTTCCAGTGTCTTCGGTGTCTTCTCCTGCACCGTTGGTCTTTGGTGGTCTCCAGTACACACCGGTCTCACCAGCAGGGGGCTACCTGAAGGATGGTTCTTCCACCTTCCAGACTCTGACGTTTCTTGGTTGCTACGTTTCAGATTCCTTACTTGCTCATGAGCCCTAAAGCTCTACTGGGCGATTGCTCTGGTTTCATCACCAGCAGTAGTCGCTCTTTATTTTCACAATTCCCATTTATACAAAGAGGTAACCCCGATGAATGCTCGAGGCGATTACTACAAGGTGGTCTCACCGACTGCCACTGGCATGGTTCATGTCGATCTCTGCCAGCCATCACGCGCTGTGCTATCCAAAATCCAACACAACATGCAGCTAACGCATGATCGCAAGGTGTCCATGCGTGAGATCTTCTCCGGTCTTCTCCTGGGCAAGATCAGGCCTGCAGACTACACGCGATAACAACCCTTCGAGACGCCCTCAGCGCCTCCCTGAGCCTGTCTAACAGCTCAACCAATAACGACACGCCAGATAGAGCAAGGGCCACCACAGCGCCTCTGAATGAGCCTACGGCTCGACCGATCTTTGATCGTGTCATGCGCCCCTCAATGACCCTCAGTCTGGAGACCACCATGACCCATAAACAACCACTGCTAACCATCGCCTTTTCAATGCTCTTCTTCCTTGCCTTGAAGGTTTGGTCAGCCCAACTGGAGATTACTCACTATGAGGAAACTCAACGACGAATACATGCCGCAGCCGTTACAAGTTACGAGCAACAGCGGTAACTACATGCCGATGCCTGAGCGCATCGAGCAGCACTTCAAGCCAACCGATACCGGCTTACGACTACAGCAACTGATCGCCTACTTCAGCCAGCTTCAAGGTGAAACCGTGGACGCTGAATGGGTAGTGAAGTTCTGCGTCGATCAAATTTACAAAGACACACACACCAGTAATCCAAACACTGGCCGATGCCGTGTCTTCACCCGTATTTAAATCTGGAGACCCCAATGACCAATGAAACAACTGGCCGCGCACATCTGGCCCTGAGACCTACTCAAACTGACACCCGTGACGCTGACACTCGATACAGCGATGGTGTCGATAACTACCTGTCCGAGCAGAAGCGACAGCAGGCCGCTAGCTACGGTGGTCGTGATTACCTCGACATCGATGAGGCATACAACCTTGGCGTCGGTGTTAAATCAGAGTGGTTTGAGCCGGGAGCGAGTACCACCACCTCGAAGCGCATAGTCGACCACAAGCACAAGGCGATGCTCGATGAGCTGAAAGCCAACGGACAGCTATCCGACGCTGCCTACCAGCGAGGCTTGGAAGAAGCTGGCTATCAGCAGGAAGAGATCGCTGAGGACGACAGCCCCGCCGCCGGTCTCGATCCCCTCCAGTACGATGAGGAAACGTCCAACAATGCTCAGTGGACGATTAACCAGGTAGGCGAGTCAGCGTTCAGAATGGCCATGACCAGCTACGTGATGGGCGACAGCACCGCTGCCATGAATCTCGCAGACCGACTCCAGACACGCGGAGTAACCCCTGATGACATCACCGGCATGTACGACAGCATGGCTCAGACCGCTGCTGGCAAGATCGCTGCAGTGATGGAAGCCAACGGCGATGAGGATGTGTCTGTCAATGAAGTGATGGCATGGGCGAAACAGCTTGAGCCGGGACAGCAGGTCTACCACCTGACTCGAACTGCGATGGCGTCGGCACTGTTCGATAACTTCAAGCATGTCCCTGATGTAGTCCAGAAGTACCGCCTCACGAAGCGTAAGCCACGCTAACACTACCAACTAAACCAAACCACCACAGGCCAACCAGCAGCTCTCTTATGCCGCTGCTGCGTTTGCCGGTATCTGAAATTTAATGGAGACCGCCAATGAATGAATTAACTATCAACGACTTGACTAGCTTCCAGTTCGACGGACAGCCAATAAAGGTTGTTCAGTATGAAGGGCTGGAATACTGGGTTGTCAAAGAAGTATGCGACCTACTGGGCCACAGTAACCCAAGGCAAGCACTGAAGGACCACGTAGACTCGGAAGACATTTTGACCGTAAGCAAACGTGACGCTCAAATCGTATCTGGTAGCCCGAAGGCCCGAAGCGTGAACCTGATCAACGAGGCCGGTTTGTACGGGCTGATCTTCGGTAGCAGACTGGAGGCCGCCCAACGCTTCAAGCGTTGGGTCTTCAAGGAAGTATTGCCGAGCATCCGAAAACATGGTGGATACACCCAAGGTCAAGAGGAGTTGACGGAATTACAGAAGGCCGCACTCCACGGGACTGCTCAAAGCCTAGCGTCTGCTGTCCGATACTTAGACAGGGAAACCAAGCACCTCCACTGGTTGAAACCGGATAAGGAGGCAAGGTATCTCGAACGGGTGCTGGAGAATACTGCAGCGCGTTATAAGCTGCCCATGGCGCTGGTAGTGGCCTTGAACAGGTATGGCCTCAAGGATGTCCAGAAGGAACTGGCGATCTAAAGAAAGGGCCTATCCATATTTTAAGTTGATTATGGTACAACGGTGCACAATCGAAAAACTTGCATGTACATGTCATATTGGCGTTCTTCGTAAGGAAGTTGAATTATGGATTATTGGTTACTTTTGGAGAAATCTGACGAGACGCGAGTTTCTAAGGGCATCAGGAGTTATGAGGACACGACCGGCCGCCAGTATAATTATGATAGCTTGGTGCCAAATCATCGTAATTTGAAGCAGCATGATCGTGTGGTTTTACGCAAGGAAAACGATATCCTCGGTTACGGGGTGGTCGGATCGGTACGATCTTATTCATCAGTAAAGGAGCATTCTCGATGTGTAAGTTGCGATTCTACGGACGTGCGTGAAAGATCTACGAAGCTACCTCGCTGGAAGTGTGGTCGCTGCGGAGAGGAGTTCAAAGTACCGAAGATTACCAGTCAGCCTGTCAAGTCTTTTGAGGCTATTATTGGTAATTTTATTAGGCTAGAAGATCGTGTGCCAGTTAGGGATGTCAAAGCTTGTGCGGCGTCCCCCAACGGCCAAAATTCTCAGCACTCGATCTTGAAGCTTGACCAGGAAAAAATTCAGGAGCTGATTGATTTTAGTCGCTTGGAAGCTGAGGTGGTCAGGCTTGATGACTTGATAACAAAAGCGGAACTTGAAATACAAAGTTCACTTCATGGGTCAGCAGCGGAGAGAAAGGCGAGACTTAAGAACGCCAAGAAAAAGCCAGATAAAAGGCGGTGTTTCGTAGATGTTTTCGTTCGTAACCCAGATGTTGTGGCTGAAGTTCTTTCTCGCGCCAATGGGACCTGTGAAAACTGTGGTAACGAAGCTCCGTTTATTAGAAGGTCTAACGGAGAGCCATACCTCGAGGTGCACCATAAAATCCGTCTAGCCGATGACGGCGAGGACAGTGTCGAAAATGCAATTGCGCTATGCCCCAATTGCCACAGAATGGCGCACTATGGTTAAAAGTAATTTTAGTGCGACTGCGGACCTTTCTGCCCCCCGAAAGTATTGACAGATACTATGTGTAATTTGAAAAGCTGTACAGCCGCCATCCTGCGGGGACAGTTTCGCCCTTCGCCAGCTGCCTCTAAGTATTGCGGAGATAAGTGCAAACTGACAATTCGGATGGAGGCCGTCGAGATGTTGGCAGCTGCCAAATCCCTTGGTGGGGGCTATCTTTGTCTAAACCTCCAGCGTAAGCCTAAGAAGAATAGATAGATGAATGTAAAGGCAAGCATTGCATATATCGTCAAGAAGATTTTGAATCTTGTTGTCGCTGTGATGTAGTCCTCGACAAGTAATCTTTCTTCACGCCAAATTGAAAATGGGACAACTAAAACCTTGATTGGGTATTCCACTGCTACTGATATCTTTTCAAGGTCGACGTTGCATTCGCTTGAGTATGGAGAGTAACAGTCAGAGATAGTGGTAAAAATAATCGCTACAGTTAATACGAATAACCATAAGAGGCATTTTATAGGCTTCTCCGTGCTCATTCCGTAGTCTGAGAATCGGCTGTATAGCGCTGACCAGCTAAATCTTTCTTCCCACCACCGCCTGAGTCTATTTGTTTTTCCTTGAGCGATCTTGTGGTTCATGCAGTCATGCTCTAGGGCGAAGAAGGTGCCAGCTTGTATATGGTCTCCTTGTTCTTCGAGGATTTTAAAAATTCTTCTGTATGCTCTTTCTGCAGCAAATCCATGTCTCATTGTAAAGCATTCTTTAGGGGGGAATATTGCGCCATTTGCTAGAGCTTCCGCCCCAATGTTTGGTACTCCAGTAACGTCAGTTCCACTCAGAATTAGCATCTTATGTAGTTTGCAATCATCTATTGTTAGATTGGCGAGGCTGCAGTCTTTAATCTCAAGCCTTGATAGAGATTTCTCTTTCCCCAGGGCTTCTGATTTTATTGTGATATCTTCACATTGAGTTGATTTTATGGATATTTCTGGAGAATTCTCAGCAACAGTAAAAGTTATCTTTCCATTCGCTTTCGTATTTTTAACTTCTAAAAAATTAGCCACCCCATTTCGGAAAAAAAATCTCTCTTTATTTTCTGACTCGTCTGTCATGGTTACATGATTCAGGGAAGTTTTTACCCAAATTCCATGGACTTCTACATGACCGATAGTGGATTTCTCTACTTTCAATGTATTTGAAGGTGAGCGCTGAGATGGCGGGCTTGAAGTTGTTCGGACAGTTAGTGTATCAACTGTGATACCTTCTAGCGTTAAGCTCGAGTTATTCTCGGGGATACCTACGGTTACTGAGCTATCTTCTTTTTTTGGGGGACTTATAGAACTTATTAGTATTTGTCTTGTTTTAGATTCTTTTTCAATCTGAATGGTTAGATTTTGTATCGCTGAGTCGGTTACCTTTAGTTTGCCGTCTACCTTGCAGCGTGAAAGAGCTAAATGGTTTGCATTGACACCATCAAAAGTTATGTCACCAAGAAAGTCAACTTGATCAAACCTTAGCTGCTCTAATTGGGGGGGGCTCCTAAAGGCTGCTCCAGGCGGGAAGGATGCTCGGTTTCTTCCCTGTGTGCTTGAGAAATCTGAGATGTTAGCTTTCAGAGCTTCACTTAAGAAGTC
This Microbulbifer sp. Q7 DNA region includes the following protein-coding sequences:
- a CDS encoding BRO family protein; translated protein: MNELTINDLTSFQFDGQPIKVVQYEGLEYWVVKEVCDLLGHSNPRQALKDHVDSEDILTVSKRDAQIVSGSPKARSVNLINEAGLYGLIFGSRLEAAQRFKRWVFKEVLPSIRKHGGYTQGQEELTELQKAALHGTAQSLASAVRYLDRETKHLHWLKPDKEARYLERVLENTAARYKLPMALVVALNRYGLKDVQKELAI
- a CDS encoding (Fe-S)-binding protein, yielding MAEAIRFYPAKPDKVYLFGTCLVDSFSPQTGLDAITLLEREGIEVVFPQAQTCCGQPAYNSGYSDDARAVARSQIALFPEPWPIVILSGSCGGMMRKHYPALFDHAPEVVAFAERVFEFSEFLRYVVQPSLQDCGAPTTVTLHTSCAGRRELGIHEHGLALLGQLQQVNLVPHDYQEECCGFGGTFSVKHANISSAMAEDKTRNLLSAGADEFVSTDWGCMLNLNTTLEYARKPLQGRHLISFLAERTGAGSHAQPNEIAATEAEAVG
- a CDS encoding LysR family transcriptional regulator gives rise to the protein MVEASDLALFALLAEAGSFRKAAAQARMSTPGLSKRINRLESALATQLVFRNTRSMTLTEAGRRLLVHASAVKQHQQAALAEVSSLHETLRGQLVVSAPTISGDILLSDLLADFCLRHPEVQVDLRLDNRYVDLVREGIDIAVRTGTLRDSSLRARWLIDSDWVVCASADYLNRHGRVDVPEALQEHNCLIYGLQDGGPRNWLFRRAGDKLPSREAGEGEKGSEVRAGSGTYTVPVEGRLEANNALVLKKAALRGMGIIYVPRCLVHTELARGELEPLLQAYTAKSQGVYAITPFARHATPAVRLLIDEIASAYRRHEHWFRAPQE
- a CDS encoding lactate utilization protein, which gives rise to MATAQVASLRTAFVQNLTANHAQVIETSEQQLAANVANTLASLGVTQLMGSAEARARLAQGDDTSIEWREWPEGGDDAETKAHLFSQVPAAISTAAAGIAQTGSLVLIPGPTEPRSLSLVPPTHLVIIQGEDLQPDLETWMAIKPWGDAMPTNIVLVSGPSKTADIQQTLAYGAHGPSRLVVFLVA
- a CDS encoding recombinase family protein, which produces MTTFLYARVSTTDQDTAIQDAALKKAYPDGMLRKEKASATTMERPVLQLFLDMIHEGDTLVVWKLDRLARNMADLLAIVQLLRDKGASLKILDQNIDTSTATGRAFLQMLGVFAEFETNLRKERQMAGIEKAKAEGRYKGRPTTIDPEAVRHCLEVEKLSYRATAKKLGIALSSVQRLAKQETT
- a CDS encoding HNH endonuclease, with protein sequence MDYWLLLEKSDETRVSKGIRSYEDTTGRQYNYDSLVPNHRNLKQHDRVVLRKENDILGYGVVGSVRSYSSVKEHSRCVSCDSTDVRERSTKLPRWKCGRCGEEFKVPKITSQPVKSFEAIIGNFIRLEDRVPVRDVKACAASPNGQNSQHSILKLDQEKIQELIDFSRLEAEVVRLDDLITKAELEIQSSLHGSAAERKARLKNAKKKPDKRRCFVDVFVRNPDVVAEVLSRANGTCENCGNEAPFIRRSNGEPYLEVHHKIRLADDGEDSVENAIALCPNCHRMAHYG
- a CDS encoding LutB/LldF family L-lactate oxidation iron-sulfur protein, with protein sequence MKQQPQQFHQNSAAALADPVLRSNFRGAMDFLRNKRSGIFETDGDFDALSRRGEAIKQRCLQQLPELLEQLEQNCTRNGIQVHWAETPAQANAIIETLIRKRGGKQAVKGKSMVSEEIGLNEYLAERGVDCIESDMGEFIVQLAGETPSHIIMPAIHKDASQIAHLFAESLQDTPYTEDVDQLIGIGRQQLRERFQHADVGITGVNFAVAETGTLCLVENEGNGRMCTTVPPLHIAVTGIEKVVAQLGDVPPLLSLLTRSATGQKITTYFNMISSPRRPGEKDGPEEVHLVLLDNGRSQAFVDEELRKTLQCIRCGACMNHCPVYTRIGGHAYGTTYPGPIGKIVSPHLLGLEATQDLPTASSLCGACEEVCPVRIPIPKLLQRLREETNRPHVLPEHMKGAGSGRKKMEAFVWRTWSWVCRHPAVYHAGAALAGQLRGLFRFLPSPWKTRRTMPKPAKTTLHAALKNRPSRSATPCPQEKIS